From Callithrix jacchus isolate 240 chromosome 3, calJac240_pri, whole genome shotgun sequence, a single genomic window includes:
- the LOC103792005 gene encoding protein cornichon homolog 1 produces the protein MAFTFTAFCYMLALLLTATLIFFAIWHIIAFDELKTDYKNPIDQCNTLNPLVLPEYLIHAFFCVMFLCAAEWLTLGLNMPLLAYHIWRYMSRPVMSGPGLYDPTTIMNADILAYCQKEGWCKLAFYLLAFFYYLYGMIYVLVSS, from the coding sequence ATGGCGTTCACGTTCACGGCCTTCTGCTACATGCTAGCGCTGCTGCTCACTGCCACGCTCATCTTCTTCGCCATTTGGCACATTATAGCATTTGATGAGCTGAAGACTGATTACAAGAATCCTATAGACCAGTGTAATACCCTGAATCCTCTTGTACTCCCAGAGTACCTCATCCATGCTTTCTTCTGTGTCATGTTTCTTTGTGCAGCAGAGTGGCTTACGCTGGGTCTCAATATGCCCCTCTTGGCATATCATATTTGGAGGTATATGAGTAGACCAGTGATGAGTGGACCAGGACTGTATGATCCTACAACCATCATGAATGCAGATATTCTAGCATATTGTCAGAAGGAAGGATGGTGTAAATTAGCTTTTTATCTTCTAGCATTTTTTTACTACCTATACGGCATGATCTATGTTTTGGTGAGCTCTTAG